Genomic window (Thermodesulfobacteriota bacterium):
TCCATAATTTTTCGAGCATGATCAAGTAGTGCATCGAGGAAGTTTGTCGTTAGTTCTGTAGATTCTCCATTCTCTGCTAAACGTAATGCTATTTCCAAGAGTTGGCCTTCATGCTTTAGCTCTTGTAGCCAAGTATCTTTTTGCACAGTGCGAATGCCATCAAGCAAAAAATTCGTATAATCAGTGTGCTCTTGATCAATACCCATTTCATAAGCAAGAATATAAAGTCCGGCTAAATCCTCAGAAAAAGTATGTTCAGTAAGAATTGAGAGCAGATTTGCCTTCAAGATGAGTTTCTTAATAAGGTTTTTCAGTATATCTTCAGACAAAGTCTTTTTGAAATAATGATAATGATTAATTAAGATAGATGGCGAAATGTGTTTATGTGTATCATCCCGCTGTGCAATCATTTCTAGAATAGCTTTTACCAAAGGCTCAGTATTTGGTGCTGTTGATACTTTAGTGGGCAGATCTTCTACTTTATGAAACTTAAGAATTAGAGAAACAAGATGCTCAATAACTTCCTTACTGCTATTTGGATCCGTGAGTATCACATTGTACGCATCAAGACCGGCAGCCGAGTTCCCTATTTGAGATTGAAGGTTGCCAGTTGGGGTAAAATCAAATATAGGGAAAATACACAAGGCAATAGCCTTTGCGTCCTTTCCAGCTTGCGCTTTATGTAGATGGTGCATCAGATGTCCATGGGTACAAAGTTGTTGTAGGTTCGCCTTTGCTTGGGGAATCACTTCTCTATGCACGAGGTAAATCATTGCTTTAACGCATCCTGCAATCTCTTGAGTCTGTAAATTATTGCTGCCTTGCAGCCGTTGATTAAGATCATTAACAAGTTTCTTCCAAGGCCATTCACTTCCAATCTTAGTCATAAAATCTATAGACTCAGCGTGCGCTTCTACTAATTTCCCACTATTACAAATCCTTGCAAGTTCATCCACAATATGCTCAGGTTCAGCTTTTGGGGTAAAATATTCTGCAAGTTCCTCTGCGCTTACCTCTTCACGTAATCTAATCATTATCTCAATATAGAAACTCGCATCACCTGGTACACCAAAGATCTTCTTAATCAGTTCCTTATAACCAGCCTCATGCACTGTTTTTATAACTTGTAATGTACCCTTCACCCACTGCTTAACTCGTGTGGAATCAAAGATTTTCTCTCCTTCTTTTTCTGTGTGTGGTAAGGAAGTTCTTGTAAGGGTTCCAAGAATATGACTTGCGAGGTCCTTGTAGTTTTCAGCTTGACAATTTTTTAAAATGGCAATGATGCCACTTCCGACTTCTTCATCAAGTTTCTTCCAGTATTCTACTCCGCAAACTGCATTCTGTAGTCCTCGCCAGATCATTTGTAACCCCTGTGTTTCAAGACCATCAAATGCACGGCCTGCAGTCGCAATAGTGTCTGGCTCCGTCTTTGCCCACGCTTCTTGATTTTCCTCTACGATGTGCTCACAGACTTCTAGAAATCCCGGTATATTCTCTAGTTTCTTAAGATTTTTATAATCCCCTTTACTCAAAGCGTCTTCGATCTGCTTGCCAATCAAAACTTGGAGAGCTTTATCAGGTGGCTCCACACTATAATGTAGGACGGCTAGCCATCGTAGAAAGTCGTCTCCAACCAAGCGTTGGATGCGCCTGTCAACAAAATCGGCTTTTACAAAAGCCTCTTCCGAAGCTTGTAATTCGTTTGCACAGAGAACATATAATGCCTGGAATTGTAAGGAAACTTTATCACCCCAAATTCTATGATAGGCACCGATCTTGTTAATAAAAAGCTTTATATCTCGAGGTGTAGGGGGACGAGTCGCTGCTATACCTTTTAAACGGTAGAGACGATATATGATGTGGAAATCTTTTGGTTGATGATCAGGTAAAGCTATCTCCAACTGGTTGATAAGGAATTCCTTCCAATCCGAAAGTACGGGTGGAGGAACATGAAAAGTGGTTTGGAAAGTTTTATCAACAAATGCGGTAATCAAGTGACCACTTCCATGTCCCTCAGAGCCCCACAATCGATTTAGTGAAGTTGGATCAAAAGGAACCAAAAGCCAGAATTGCCTCATCCAGGAATGCGCCATTTGACTATCCCATTCAAAAAAGGTACGCATAGTAGACCAGATGGCCAAGGCTTCTTGAGGATCTACTCGATCAAGGTTATCAATAATAATCACCAACTTCTGATTTGATTTACCAATGGTATCGTTCAGTATGCGGGTGAAAATATCTCTAAACTCCAGTGAAGTTGGATCAGGTGTTCGGATTGTTGTTGATTTATTAATTTCCCTTGTTTTGTGAATGAATAAGCTGACTATACTGTCTCCTTCATGAGGTGAACGATACTGGGTCCAGAACTCCTTCTTCCAAAAACGCCAAGTAGGTTTCCAGGCAATCCAAGTAAAGAATCCCACTATCAAAGGTAACAGTGACAAAAGTAGACCCACAAGCCAGAGAGGTACTCGAATATTAAAAAAGTTAGGATCTAAATAATTCTGGTCAAATAGTGTACTGAAAAGCATATATCCTAAAGGAAGGAAGAGCGCACACAGTGCAATAAGCTTACCTGGGAAAGTAAGGATCGGCTCGGAAGTTGTATCAGTTTCTTCTCTGCGTCTTGTGATTCTCTCTATGTCATTTTTCCACTTTTCCGCTATATTCCCATGGAATTGGATAAAAGTTTCAAGAAAGGAGCGTCGCAAGGGATCTCCCTGATGAGCCCAAGCATCGAAAACGAAGACATTTATTGTATGAGTATTCGCTTTTGCAGACTCACTAAGAAGTGATTTCAAGAATTTAACGACAGTAGATTTCCCGCTTCCCCATGAACCAGTTAACGCAATAGCCTTACCGCCATCTTCTTCTCTGATAAGTGTTGCGATAGCCTGCGCGACACGCTGATGAGATCCAAAGGCGTCTGCTTCAGCCGGTAAATCAGACAAGATCCTAGTTCTACAGTCCGTTGTCGTTTGAAGTGGTTGAAAATCTTCCATCACAACTCCCCCCTAAACGCCTTACCTAAAATCGCCTGCTCTAAGCGATGGAACTCTCTTTCAGTCACTTCCTGCACTCGCTTGAGTGCTTGAACTCTAGCTCGAATCTGTTCTAGATAAGCTATGATAGAGTGTTGCTCGTTAAGAGATGGCAAAGGTATTGGCATCGCTTGAAGTTTCTTAGCATTCACGTTGACTTGGCCAATTGCTCGAGTTTGTTGGGATTGTAGGTATTTTTGACCTTGAGGTGAATTGATATAGAAAACAACATATCTTGGAAGTGCTTTTGAGAAATCAACCTTTAAACGAATCAAATAAGAAGCAAAAACGGCTTTTCTACTATCCTCATAAACAGCACTTTTACCTACTAGCTCGGCACTATTAGTTCTGTTAAATAAGATGTTTCCTTCGTGAACCGAGTACTTTGCTTCTTCTTCAGGAGATAAATCTATGTATTTCAGATCGTCAAGAGATACATTCCCCTCAACTATATTACCCATACGTAAAATAGGTACTCCGATAGCCTCCGAGGAGGCTTTCTTAGAAAGACCGTATTGAGGTTTGTCTATTAGGATATCACAAACTGTTTTTTGATCCTGTTTAATGTCTCTATTTTTAGAAAAGACTTCGTCAAGGGCAACCTGCATCAAGCGATTTGCGTCATGACGGGCTTCTGCTCGAAGGCGCCTAGCCTCCCTTACACGTTCCATTAGTGTCTCTAGCATTTCTACAATACGACGTTGCTCGTCTAGGGGTGGGAGAGGTAGCAAAAGTTCAACAAGGTGCTTCTTAGTTATAGCCGTAAAGGCTGAACCCTTTCCATAGCTTGAAATTTCAGTCTCAGCATTTCGTAGGTAGTACAGAAGCCACATTTTATCCAAACCACTATTAGGTCGGAGTGCAGCTAGTCCCCTGCCAATACAGCATACTTCCTTTGCTAAATTCGTTGGACCAACAGGAGCTCTCACGCTTATCAAGACATCTCCTGATTGAGCTACTTTCTGAGGAGATATACACCAAACACGCGGAATCGGATAAATTTCCCCAAAATCAGCCTTCCCTTGAAAGAAAGGCAGACCCTCGCCAATATCGTTGTATGTTTTACTCGGTGGGGATTGACCCATAATTATTTCACATACTTCCTCTAACTTCACCCACCGCCAACGTGGAGGCAATTTGAAAGGTCTCTCAGTCACTACAATCTCTCCCCGTTTTGCTGGTTATTTAGCAGATCGCTCAACTCTTCAACAATCCCCATGATCTCACGTTCTTTTTCCATGAGACTTGCTACAACCTCCATTGGCATTGGCAATTGTTCACCTTCAGGGCGATTTGGGTTACGGGCAGTGAGGTCATAGCTGCGCTTCTTAATATCCTCTACGGGAATTATCCATGAACGCCCCGTAGGGCTAGGACGAAGCCCCCTATCCCTCCTATAATCATTCCATTTCTGCCAAAGCTCACGTGCCTCAGCAAAGTGGTCGTCTTGAATAGGACTCCCCTTGCTAAACTTCTTAAGCCCCTCCGGTATGGGAAGCTCATAATACCAAATCTCTCTTGTGGGACCGGGACGGTCAAAGAAAAGAAGCGCAGTTTTGACATCGGAATAGGGCGCGAAAGTGCCGGGAGGCAAGCTCACTATAGTGTGAAGTTCAAATTGGTCTAAAAGGTCCTTTTTTACAGTAGCAAAAGCATCACCCCTAAAGAGCGTTCCCTCCGGAACAACCATTCCACACCGAGCTCCGTCAAGGGGTTTTAGCTTTTTCATAATATGCTGTAGAAACAGCAACTCTGTTGCCTGTGACTGTACAGGAAAGTTCTGCTGTATATGCCTACCTTCAGTGCCCCCAAAGGGTGGATTAGTCATTATTGCATCGTAGCGTTCGGTGACACTACGTATATTCTCTTCAAGGGTGTTTTTACGAAGTATTCGAGGCGCAGCGACACCGTGTAGAACCATGTTCATTAATCCTAAGAGTGCCGGTATAGGTTTCTTTTCTTGTCCGAAAAAGGTTTGTTCTTGTAGCATCTTGTAATCTTCGATCGAACGTTCATGTGCCTTCATCCTAAGATAAGCCTGGGCTAAAAAACCACATGTACCACATGCAGGGTCGTAAATGGTTTCACCAATTTGTGGATTAATGAGTTCAACAATAAACCTAATCACCGGACGTGGGGTATAAAACTCACCCGCTAGCCGATTTTCGCTTCCCAGACGGCGTAAGAGTTCTTCATAAACCTGAGAGACGGTAAAAATATCGTCATGGCTGTGAAAGTCTATTCCATTGATAATTTGTAATACATCTTTAAGGTTGTATCCCGAAGCGCACACAATCACGTTGCGCTCAGCAAATATGCTCTTAATCGTGTTCCGAAGGAGATCGCCTTCTAGTGTTTGAAGATAGGGAATTAGCTGTGCATGAACAAAACTAATTAAATTCTCTGCACGCCAGTCCTTTGTAGCCCAGGCATTCCATCTAAGCTCACCGTCTAGAATTCTTTGATACGAGCGCCCAGAGAGCTTCGCCTGGGTCTCCCATTCCTCTTCTTGAGCATCAAGAAAACGCAGAAAAAGCAACCAGGATAGGTGCTCAACATATTCCATTACACCGCCGCAGTTGTTGTCACGGCGGAGGATGTCACATGCCCGCCAAATATCAATGGCTAATGACTGCCGTGTTTGTCCGTTGCTCATTCAATCACCTCAGTATCTGGATAAATTCTATTTTGAATCTCTTCTAGTGTATTGCTTAATTTCTTAGTAGTGCCAAACAATTTAGTAATTCTCACCGCACCACCCATGTCACGGAAGGGAGAAACGCTAAAGATTTCAGGTGTGATCTGTTCAATTCCTGCAGTGCGGTACTTTTCAATCAATTCTAATATAACCCGGCGAGCTCCCCCACTGTAGCTCTCGGTAAAGGCTTGCTCCCTGTTTATAAAAGCGGATGCACGCTCACTCCGAGTATGTATCGGGCTTCCAAAAGCCAAATGGGCAAGAAGGTCAAAAGTATCAGCTTCAGACTCTCCAAGTATATCCGCTAAAACTTCGGGGTGAATGCTGGAACGGCGAAGGTCTTCTATGAAAGCACTACGACGAGCGGAGTTTACCCAGATGTCCCGTAGCGTTTTCTTGTTTGGCGCAGTCTTAATGATTTGCTGACGGGTGTAATCTCTATACTCGCTGAGGGAAAGCTGCTGGCCTGTTCCTTCAATCAGGAATATGGCTTCATCAGCTATATTCACTTCCAGTCCTTCCACCCGAATTCTACTAACCCCTTTCCTCTCAGGCTTTAGAGGTACTTCAATTGTCACCTTCTCATCGGCCAGAGTCTCGACGATAATTTCTCTACGAACAAATCCAGTAGCACTACAAATGAGCGTTACTGTCCCAACTGGAAGCTTAGTAAACTCAAAGGCTCCATTGTCATCCGTTAATATAGGACCCTGCTGGGTATTCGGACCGGTACGCACACTTACCGAAGCTCCAACGATACGGTCACTGGTTTGAAAATGGATTACATGACCAGCGAGTCCGGCTGTAAAAGGTCCCTTTGGAGCCTCAGCCGGTGGCCCGGGGGGTCGGTCCCATTCATCAAATAAACGAGAGGCACCAGTAAAATCAATAATGCGGAACCAATATTTGTCGGTTGTTGAGTCAAGACGGCTTCCGCGCCCTACTATTTGCTTAAAAAGAATTGGCGATGAGAGCGTTTTCATAAAAACAATATTTCTGCAAGGTGGCACATCCACACCAGTAGAGAGAAGCTCGGCAGTAGTGGCTACAACTGGTGCCTTTTTATCCGAATCTGCAAAATTCTCTAACCAGCGACGCCCCTCTTCTCCCTCCTCGGAAATAATTGGTAGGGCATAATTGTCCAGTCCGGTTTCTGGACCAAACTCGTCTTGCAGAAGCCTTGCTACTAACCTGGCATGTTCCATATCAACGCAGAACACCATCGTCTTTTCCATTTTGCCAAAGCGGCGAAGCAAACTCGCAAGGTGCTGAACCATAGTACGGGTGCGGTCAGGAAGTGTGATTTCACGCTCAAACTGAGGTGTGGTGTAAAGTTCACGTGGCTCAACTTCTTCCGGTATGAAAACATCAGCCCCCTGCTCAATAGCATCCTCCAGATGAAGCCCAGTTGCATCAACCGTAGTTCGCACGCGATGGACCTTATAGGTAGCCAAGAATCCATCTTCAATCCCTTGGCCAAAGCTGTATTGGTAGGCAGGAGGACGCCAAGTGCCTTTTTCTGGATGCTCCGGGTCTGTAGGTAACTCCGTCTCCTCAGCGCAGAAATAAGAGTAGGTATCAACATTTTCGTTCTGCTTCGGTGTAGCGGTCATACCTAGATGAATAGCATTTCCAAAATGGTCCAGTATCTCCCGCCATGTACCAAAGCCGGAGCGATGACACTCGTCAATAATTACTAAGTCAAAGAAATCTTTCGGAAATCGCTCAAATAAACGAACTCCATTCTCATCCGGGCTCCAAAGTGTTTGATATATCCCAAAATAAAGGTCTCGGTTCATATTCGGAGGATACCCACTAATCAGATTCCTAGGATCGCTAGTACCATCTGTGAAGGGAGAAAAAGTATTATATGCTTGATCGCGGAGTATAACTCTATCAGCCAAAAAGAGAACTCGTGCTGGCCTGTCAGAATGTCGAACTTGAAGCCATCCCGACTTTATTAGTTTCCAAACAATTTGTAAAGCGATAAAAGTCTTGCCGGTACCTGTCGCCATAGCAAGAAGAATGCGTCTTTGTCCACGCATAATCCGTTTGATAACTTCTCGTACAGCAACTTCTTGAAAATAATATGGCTGTTTACCACAAAGGATTTCAGGACAATACGAATGGGTTAATGGATTACGTTGTTGGGTATGAGGACTTGAATAAGTACTATATGTTTCGGCTGCCTTACGGATTTCCTTGGTATCCGTTATACGTGTGTTAAGTAGCCAGCGATTCCATAGTTCCTGCGGGGCAGGAAATCTTTCCAAAGTGCAACTAGAGTGTGTAAAAAAATCATATTCGATGATTATATTTCCATTTGTAGAATAGGCAAAAGCCAACCCGAGGTCTTTAGCATAGCCTTTTGCCTGCTCTAAACCTGATTCAGCAGGTTCAGACTCCGCTTTAGCTTCTACGGCAGCAATGATAAGACCATCAGTAAGTCTTAGTATGTAGTCAGCCTTACGTGGTTTACCCCTTCGATGCTTATCTCCAACTAAAATAATCCGCCCCTCTGTATATTGGCGATCACGCTGATAGTAATACTCCCTCGTCACTTGTGTTCCTACCCACCCAGAAGCCTTTAACTTTGGTTCTATCAGGTTAGCGCGTGTATCAGCTTCATTCATGTTGCTAATCGCTAATTCAATTTATTATAAACCAAGGTAGAGGAAATGATGAAAGTTTCGGTAAGGCCTGTGGAATTTGATATTATATTCTTGAAGACCTTTATTCATTTTCTTGTCTAGATTTTAGTATTTAGAAAGATATTATGCAAGCTCAAACTTGTCCAAAATAAGGGATTGCTTCGCGGTGATCTGAAGCCTGTTTGAGCACCCTTCGACGCAGCTCAGGGTGAGCGGATGTGCATCCGCTAAAATGATTAATGAAATAAAACCGTTCCGTGAAGCATCTTAAAATTAGATTCTTCGCCGGAGCCTGCTCTAAGCTAAGTCGAAGGAATGTGGGAAATAAATGAACACATTATTACAACTTATTTCTCTAAAAGCTCATCTTTAGAAGAGGGAATCACTGTAAGTATTTCATCATGAAGTGCGTAAACCGATTTCTCATCAGAGACTTTGGCGTAAACCTTTTCATTCTCGGTCTTACCAAAAAGGAGAGTCGTCTTTTTGTCCCCTTCCGAGACCGTAATCTGAACCTCGGGCTTATCCAACCCATAAGGGGTTAAATCGCTCGGGTTGTCGTCCACAAAATCCTCTACCGTAATATCATTAATCTCTTCCAGAAGGTCTTGAACCTTCTCCTCGTCAACATTTTTATCCTTCTCATTTTCCAGAACCCAGTTGCCGTCTTCCCTCAATATTGAAATAGTGTCCCCCCCTCTTTCAATCTCTACCCGGCTCACATTTTCCGGGTCCAGCTTTACAACCCTAACCACTCTAAAGTCATTAAGCTCTTTAGGAACCTGGGCGAATACGTAATCGGGTACGGAATAGATCGAGTCTCCCGAAGAGAGCTTTAAATAATAACCCCCGTCCTCTTTCTTGTTTCCAAAGAGGATGTGTATGGTCTCCCCGTCCTGGATAAGCTCAACCTCGGTGCCAGGGGAATCTAAACCGTAGGATTTAAGCCCCTCAGGCTCATCGTCCTCAAAATTACGAATTCTCAGGTTAGACAAGGTTGATGCAACACTCGAAATCTTATCCTGGTCGATCTCTACATATTCGAGTATATCCTTCCCCGCCCACTCGCCATCTTTTCTCTCCAGCTCGAACGTTAAACCGCCTGATTTAAACCTCATTCCTTTTAATTTGTCCTCACTCAGTTTCACAACCTGCTTGTCTCTAATATCATCTACCGACTGGTCCAGGAAGCTCAGGATAGAACCTCTCTCCACCAGCAACACCTTATTCTCACCGTTTGCCAGGATGTACGTCCCCGTACCCACTGGGCTCTCATCGCCTATGGCCAATCGGATTTCCTTATCCGGCGCTTTTGCCAGCACCTCTACCTTGGGCTGGCTAAGGCCAAACCCGGACAAATCCGTGGGATTCTCGGAGACGACCTTTTCCATTTTCATGTCGGATATATCAGCAATCATTCTGGAAATAATGTTGTCGTCAGCCTTAAACCCCTTTGAATCCTTGAGGACGAACCAGCCCTCCCCCTTTTTTTGGCATATCACCGTTTGCGAAGGGTATTTGAGACTTATCTCATTTATTTGCTCTTTGTTAACATCGGTAAAAACTACTCCGTTGCCTTCCCCTTCCTCGCTCGTTTTCTTCAATTCGAACAAAAAAAGATAAGCGAGAAGAAGCGCCAAAATTAGAATGGCAATTAGTGTGCCTGCAAATTTCCTTAGATGATTACCCATTTCCTTGGATCAATCCATTCCCACCGCTTCCAGGGAAATTTAGTCGGTGGATAATATTAATCTCCCCATCCTTACCCTTTATCTCCATTTGATGCACACTGCACATCAAATACTACACCCCCC
Coding sequences:
- a CDS encoding P-loop NTPase fold protein yields the protein MEDFQPLQTTTDCRTRILSDLPAEADAFGSHQRVAQAIATLIREEDGGKAIALTGSWGSGKSTVVKFLKSLLSESAKANTHTINVFVFDAWAHQGDPLRRSFLETFIQFHGNIAEKWKNDIERITRRREETDTTSEPILTFPGKLIALCALFLPLGYMLFSTLFDQNYLDPNFFNIRVPLWLVGLLLSLLPLIVGFFTWIAWKPTWRFWKKEFWTQYRSPHEGDSIVSLFIHKTREINKSTTIRTPDPTSLEFRDIFTRILNDTIGKSNQKLVIIIDNLDRVDPQEALAIWSTMRTFFEWDSQMAHSWMRQFWLLVPFDPTSLNRLWGSEGHGSGHLITAFVDKTFQTTFHVPPPVLSDWKEFLINQLEIALPDHQPKDFHIIYRLYRLKGIAATRPPTPRDIKLFINKIGAYHRIWGDKVSLQFQALYVLCANELQASEEAFVKADFVDRRIQRLVGDDFLRWLAVLHYSVEPPDKALQVLIGKQIEDALSKGDYKNLKKLENIPGFLEVCEHIVEENQEAWAKTEPDTIATAGRAFDGLETQGLQMIWRGLQNAVCGVEYWKKLDEEVGSGIIAILKNCQAENYKDLASHILGTLTRTSLPHTEKEGEKIFDSTRVKQWVKGTLQVIKTVHEAGYKELIKKIFGVPGDASFYIEIMIRLREEVSAEELAEYFTPKAEPEHIVDELARICNSGKLVEAHAESIDFMTKIGSEWPWKKLVNDLNQRLQGSNNLQTQEIAGCVKAMIYLVHREVIPQAKANLQQLCTHGHLMHHLHKAQAGKDAKAIALCIFPIFDFTPTGNLQSQIGNSAAGLDAYNVILTDPNSSKEVIEHLVSLILKFHKVEDLPTKVSTAPNTEPLVKAILEMIAQRDDTHKHISPSILINHYHYFKKTLSEDILKNLIKKLILKANLLSILTEHTFSEDLAGLYILAYEMGIDQEHTDYTNFLLDGIRTVQKDTWLQELKHEGQLLEIALRLAENGESTELTTNFLDALLDHARKIMDGQAQPVKFREKWSLVLSVLVDPSKQTFLRNLRDELINEPNKEIEPILALYGNELMESGLLDEEADKIVRHLFTQILTKRNLKELKWVQRAVNQRPRILEKCMSASKIDFQDRVRSALTEVEMSSEVRLEVEKIAQECGIDLAKTAAESDNSKDN
- a CDS encoding restriction endonuclease subunit S yields the protein MKLEEVCEIIMGQSPPSKTYNDIGEGLPFFQGKADFGEIYPIPRVWCISPQKVAQSGDVLISVRAPVGPTNLAKEVCCIGRGLAALRPNSGLDKMWLLYYLRNAETEISSYGKGSAFTAITKKHLVELLLPLPPLDEQRRIVEMLETLMERVREARRLRAEARHDANRLMQVALDEVFSKNRDIKQDQKTVCDILIDKPQYGLSKKASSEAIGVPILRMGNIVEGNVSLDDLKYIDLSPEEEAKYSVHEGNILFNRTNSAELVGKSAVYEDSRKAVFASYLIRLKVDFSKALPRYVVFYINSPQGQKYLQSQQTRAIGQVNVNAKKLQAMPIPLPSLNEQHSIIAYLEQIRARVQALKRVQEVTEREFHRLEQAILGKAFRGEL
- a CDS encoding class I SAM-dependent DNA methyltransferase, with translation MSNGQTRQSLAIDIWRACDILRRDNNCGGVMEYVEHLSWLLFLRFLDAQEEEWETQAKLSGRSYQRILDGELRWNAWATKDWRAENLISFVHAQLIPYLQTLEGDLLRNTIKSIFAERNVIVCASGYNLKDVLQIINGIDFHSHDDIFTVSQVYEELLRRLGSENRLAGEFYTPRPVIRFIVELINPQIGETIYDPACGTCGFLAQAYLRMKAHERSIEDYKMLQEQTFFGQEKKPIPALLGLMNMVLHGVAAPRILRKNTLEENIRSVTERYDAIMTNPPFGGTEGRHIQQNFPVQSQATELLFLQHIMKKLKPLDGARCGMVVPEGTLFRGDAFATVKKDLLDQFELHTIVSLPPGTFAPYSDVKTALLFFDRPGPTREIWYYELPIPEGLKKFSKGSPIQDDHFAEARELWQKWNDYRRDRGLRPSPTGRSWIIPVEDIKKRSYDLTARNPNRPEGEQLPMPMEVVASLMEKEREIMGIVEELSDLLNNQQNGERL
- a CDS encoding DEAD/DEAH box helicase family protein, with the translated sequence MNEADTRANLIEPKLKASGWVGTQVTREYYYQRDRQYTEGRIILVGDKHRRGKPRKADYILRLTDGLIIAAVEAKAESEPAESGLEQAKGYAKDLGLAFAYSTNGNIIIEYDFFTHSSCTLERFPAPQELWNRWLLNTRITDTKEIRKAAETYSTYSSPHTQQRNPLTHSYCPEILCGKQPYYFQEVAVREVIKRIMRGQRRILLAMATGTGKTFIALQIVWKLIKSGWLQVRHSDRPARVLFLADRVILRDQAYNTFSPFTDGTSDPRNLISGYPPNMNRDLYFGIYQTLWSPDENGVRLFERFPKDFFDLVIIDECHRSGFGTWREILDHFGNAIHLGMTATPKQNENVDTYSYFCAEETELPTDPEHPEKGTWRPPAYQYSFGQGIEDGFLATYKVHRVRTTVDATGLHLEDAIEQGADVFIPEEVEPRELYTTPQFEREITLPDRTRTMVQHLASLLRRFGKMEKTMVFCVDMEHARLVARLLQDEFGPETGLDNYALPIISEEGEEGRRWLENFADSDKKAPVVATTAELLSTGVDVPPCRNIVFMKTLSSPILFKQIVGRGSRLDSTTDKYWFRIIDFTGASRLFDEWDRPPGPPAEAPKGPFTAGLAGHVIHFQTSDRIVGASVSVRTGPNTQQGPILTDDNGAFEFTKLPVGTVTLICSATGFVRREIIVETLADEKVTIEVPLKPERKGVSRIRVEGLEVNIADEAIFLIEGTGQQLSLSEYRDYTRQQIIKTAPNKKTLRDIWVNSARRSAFIEDLRRSSIHPEVLADILGESEADTFDLLAHLAFGSPIHTRSERASAFINREQAFTESYSGGARRVILELIEKYRTAGIEQITPEIFSVSPFRDMGGAVRITKLFGTTKKLSNTLEEIQNRIYPDTEVIE
- a CDS encoding DUF4340 domain-containing protein, with the protein product MGNHLRKFAGTLIAILILALLLAYLFLFELKKTSEEGEGNGVVFTDVNKEQINEISLKYPSQTVICQKKGEGWFVLKDSKGFKADDNIISRMIADISDMKMEKVVSENPTDLSGFGLSQPKVEVLAKAPDKEIRLAIGDESPVGTGTYILANGENKVLLVERGSILSFLDQSVDDIRDKQVVKLSEDKLKGMRFKSGGLTFELERKDGEWAGKDILEYVEIDQDKISSVASTLSNLRIRNFEDDEPEGLKSYGLDSPGTEVELIQDGETIHILFGNKKEDGGYYLKLSSGDSIYSVPDYVFAQVPKELNDFRVVRVVKLDPENVSRVEIERGGDTISILREDGNWVLENEKDKNVDEEKVQDLLEEINDITVEDFVDDNPSDLTPYGLDKPEVQITVSEGDKKTTLLFGKTENEKVYAKVSDEKSVYALHDEILTVIPSSKDELLEK